The following proteins come from a genomic window of Ignavibacteria bacterium:
- a CDS encoding HAD family phosphatase — MGNRKYSVIVFDLGNVLIPFDYSIMMKRLDLVEEGLGKKFMDHYKANYHIHRQFERGKLTNDEFIEIMLKSCNGSLDRETFCRYYSEIFRLNNDVVALIPELKKKYKVVLLSNTNDIHRQYGYKQYEFLKHFDKLILSHEVKAVKPEPEIYKAVEAFTQVPAEEHIFVDDVLEYVEGAKKMGWDAVQFTSYGQLVEDFKARGIL; from the coding sequence ATGGGAAACAGGAAATATTCGGTTATAGTTTTTGATCTCGGCAATGTGCTCATTCCTTTCGATTACAGTATAATGATGAAAAGGCTCGATTTAGTTGAGGAAGGTTTAGGCAAAAAGTTCATGGATCATTATAAGGCAAATTATCATATTCACAGGCAGTTTGAACGCGGGAAACTGACAAACGATGAGTTTATAGAAATAATGCTCAAAAGCTGCAACGGCAGCCTTGACCGCGAGACCTTCTGCAGGTATTATTCGGAAATTTTCAGGCTGAACAATGACGTTGTCGCTCTTATTCCTGAATTAAAGAAGAAATACAAGGTGGTTCTTCTTTCAAACACAAACGACATACACAGGCAGTACGGATATAAACAATACGAGTTCCTGAAGCATTTTGACAAGCTTATCTTGTCGCACGAGGTTAAAGCTGTAAAGCCGGAGCCTGAGATATATAAGGCGGTTGAAGCTTTTACGCAGGTACCCGCGGAGGAACATATTTTTGTTGACGATGTATTAGAATATGTGGAGGGTGCTAAGAAAATGGGCTGGGATGCGGTTCAGTTTACTTCTTACGGCCAGCTTGTTGAGGATTTTAAGGCCAGGGGAATTCTTTAA
- a CDS encoding HDOD domain-containing protein, producing MDNINFQTADRASKRIQTEKLLGNIKNLPLIPKMMFEVTKFLQSPAPTTSGLARLIGKDQGLTAKILSVANSPLYGLQRKVTSLEFAIIVLGYKEIQDIVSALSLAESIRSSTDKCFNHEEFWLHSMVVGSAAKGISQNLGHMDLGSDAFVAGMLHELGIQLMHKYMHAQFEEIFRRVSTEGESFHTAELDTLGLTHQDMGKFLAEKWNLPVVLCETLNHHHSPGEIGSRSVLASVVHLADYMTQKLQIANVYWDKDMELDPAIIDTLQLGSMENLEKFILEYKDLFVETVFTIRM from the coding sequence ATGGATAATATAAATTTTCAAACCGCTGACAGGGCATCCAAAAGAATTCAGACTGAAAAGCTCCTGGGCAATATTAAAAACCTGCCGCTCATTCCTAAAATGATGTTTGAAGTTACAAAGTTCCTGCAGTCGCCTGCGCCAACAACCAGCGGCCTGGCAAGGCTTATAGGTAAGGACCAGGGGCTGACAGCCAAGATACTCTCAGTGGCAAATTCTCCACTCTACGGGCTTCAGAGAAAAGTTACCTCACTGGAATTCGCAATTATTGTGCTCGGTTATAAGGAAATTCAGGATATCGTCTCAGCTCTTTCACTGGCTGAATCCATTAGATCCTCCACAGACAAGTGTTTTAACCACGAGGAGTTCTGGCTCCATTCTATGGTGGTAGGTTCTGCCGCCAAGGGAATTTCACAGAACCTCGGGCATATGGATCTTGGAAGCGACGCCTTTGTTGCCGGAATGCTGCATGAGCTTGGAATACAGCTTATGCACAAGTACATGCACGCTCAGTTTGAAGAGATATTCCGAAGGGTTTCTACTGAAGGGGAGTCATTTCACACAGCAGAGCTCGATACGCTCGGCCTGACACACCAGGATATGGGAAAATTCCTGGCTGAAAAGTGGAACCTGCCCGTTGTCCTGTGCGAAACACTTAATCACCACCATTCTCCCGGCGAAATAGGCTCAAGAAGCGTCCTTGCATCCGTTGTGCACCTGGCTGACTATATGACACAAAAGCTCCAGATCGCAAACGTTTACTGGGATAAGGATATGGAGCTTGACCCGGCCATAATTGACACTCTTCAGCTGGGATCAATGGAAAACCTTGAGAAATTCATTCTGGAGTACAAGGACCTCTTCGTTGAAACCGTCTTTACAATAAGAATGTAG
- a CDS encoding L,D-transpeptidase: protein MKARKLKSRVILHFLCGILLLVIAAINFNCLENSGHAGSKTSERPEDQDRETSGKEAAHDYQATDNAALKDTVLRYRMDRAIHYVPYLVKGRAPLSKLDSIYGSEGAKLILALNRLDEASIRRADTLVVPDTLANLLSYCPYPYVIEQAREVPKLLLISRRIQAFAAYENGVLVKWGPTSTGRKAKPTPEGLFSANWKSRKTTSTIDSSWILPYYFNFQNREGVALHQFSMPGYPASHACVRLLEADAKWLYYWAEQWILSDEGKVEAYGTPIIVFDEYRFGKRKPWKNLLENPDAINVTDNEIQALMDKYMPTIKERVEKRKEVLMARKDKETQDLEQH from the coding sequence ATGAAAGCTCGTAAGCTTAAAAGCCGCGTTATACTCCATTTTTTATGTGGAATTCTGCTATTAGTTATTGCCGCCATAAACTTTAACTGCCTGGAAAATTCAGGCCATGCAGGCAGCAAGACTTCTGAAAGGCCTGAGGATCAGGATAGAGAAACCTCAGGCAAAGAAGCCGCACACGACTATCAAGCCACAGATAATGCAGCACTGAAGGATACCGTCTTAAGATACAGAATGGACAGGGCTATACATTATGTTCCCTACCTTGTAAAAGGACGTGCCCCTCTTTCAAAACTGGATTCAATTTATGGATCTGAGGGCGCAAAGCTTATACTTGCCTTAAACCGCCTGGATGAGGCAAGCATCAGGCGCGCAGATACGCTTGTTGTGCCCGACACTTTGGCAAATCTTTTATCCTACTGCCCCTATCCTTACGTAATTGAACAGGCACGCGAGGTTCCAAAGCTTTTACTTATATCAAGACGCATACAGGCTTTTGCGGCCTATGAAAACGGCGTACTTGTAAAATGGGGCCCCACGAGCACGGGAAGGAAAGCCAAACCTACGCCCGAAGGGCTTTTCAGCGCAAACTGGAAATCGAGAAAGACCACCAGCACAATTGACAGCTCATGGATACTTCCCTACTACTTTAATTTTCAGAACAGGGAAGGCGTTGCCCTGCACCAGTTCTCGATGCCGGGCTATCCTGCAAGCCACGCATGCGTAAGGCTTCTTGAAGCTGACGCCAAGTGGCTTTACTACTGGGCCGAACAGTGGATACTTTCAGATGAAGGGAAAGTTGAGGCCTACGGAACGCCGATTATTGTTTTTGACGAATACCGCTTCGGCAAAAGAAAACCCTGGAAAAATCTGCTTGAAAACCCGGATGCCATAAATGTGACGGATAATGAAATTCAGGCACTGATGGATAAATACATGCCCACGATTAAAGAAAGGGTTGAAAAAAGGAAAGAGGTCCTGATGGCCAGGAAGGATAAGGAAACCCAGGACCTAGAGCAGCACTGA
- the nadA gene encoding quinolinate synthase NadA — MADQGLGLTIDLESEIIKLKKELNAVILAHYYQESEIQDMADYIGDSLELARRAKETKADVIVFAGVHFMAETAKILNPEKLVLLPDLEAGCSLAESCPAEKFRKFREEHPDHVAITYINCTAEVKALSDIICTSSNAEKIIRQIPEDKPILFSPDKNLGRYLAKKTGRNMLLWDGSCIVHETFSERKIIDLKVRHPKAKVIAHPECEDVILRHADYIGSTSKLLKFVQEDEAKTFIIATEPGIIHQMEKAAPGKEYIPAPGEENSCSCNNCPHMKKNTMEKLYLCMKNLNPRIEMEESLRLRALNPIDKMLEMS, encoded by the coding sequence ATGGCCGATCAGGGATTAGGTCTGACAATAGATCTTGAAAGTGAGATCATAAAACTTAAAAAAGAGTTAAATGCGGTTATTCTGGCGCATTATTATCAGGAGTCGGAAATTCAGGACATGGCAGATTACATTGGCGACAGTCTGGAGCTGGCAAGAAGGGCAAAAGAGACCAAAGCCGACGTAATTGTTTTTGCGGGTGTGCATTTTATGGCAGAGACGGCAAAGATATTAAATCCTGAGAAACTTGTACTGCTGCCTGACCTGGAAGCCGGGTGTTCGCTTGCAGAAAGCTGTCCGGCGGAGAAGTTCAGAAAATTCCGTGAAGAGCATCCGGATCACGTGGCAATTACATATATAAACTGCACGGCCGAGGTCAAGGCTTTAAGCGACATTATCTGCACCTCGAGCAACGCTGAAAAGATAATAAGGCAGATTCCGGAAGACAAGCCGATATTGTTTTCGCCCGACAAGAACCTTGGGCGTTATCTTGCAAAGAAGACCGGGCGCAACATGCTCCTATGGGACGGCAGCTGCATAGTGCACGAAACCTTCAGTGAAAGAAAGATAATTGATCTTAAGGTAAGGCATCCCAAAGCCAAAGTAATTGCGCATCCGGAATGTGAGGACGTAATACTGCGTCATGCCGATTACATAGGCTCAACGAGCAAATTGCTTAAGTTTGTGCAGGAAGATGAAGCCAAAACATTCATCATAGCAACAGAGCCCGGTATAATACATCAGATGGAGAAGGCTGCTCCGGGCAAAGAATACATTCCGGCCCCGGGAGAAGAAAATTCCTGCTCGTGCAACAACTGTCCGCATATGAAGAAAAACACGATGGAAAAGCTTTATCTCTGCATGAAGAACTTAAATCCCAGGATAGAGATGGAAGAGTCTCTGAGGCTTAGAGCCTTAAATCCAATTGACAAGATGCTTGAGATGAGCTGA
- a CDS encoding amidohydrolase: MKLLYCLTLLFLIIMQTSDIAQQQQKAFINGKVYTVNEKQPYAEAVITRNNRIFFAGSTEEAKHFITPETEVIDLKGKLMLPGFIDNHVHFISGGFYKLGVDLRHAKSTDQFKTMLKDYVSTNGGRWVTGGDWDHEAWEKNDLPVKEWIDSFTPNTPVLVSRFDGHMALANSYALKLAGITKDTPSPEGGLIVKDKATGEPTGILKDNAMSLVFAVIPEPGEEEYDRALKAALNEAKKNGFTSVQDITYSNDLKTYQKFEKEGSLTCRIYTRLPIADCDNLIGSGIRYNFGSEKLKIGSLKAFADGSLGSSTALFFEPYAQDTSTTGLAMDYVTDGRLKSWALKSDKAGLQLSIHAIGDKANSLILDIFEEVVKANPKWDRRFRIEHAQHVRPEDVKRFKEMNVIASVQPYHLIDDGCWAEKRIGKERLRNTYPFSSFINNGVKVCFGSDWSVAPLDPIMGIYAAVTRSTLDGKHPEGWIPEEKISVEEAIKCYTINNAYASFEEDIKGSIEAGKLADLVVLSEDILSVDPAKIKDVKVDMTIFDGDIIYKASGTEK, from the coding sequence ATGAAGCTTCTATATTGTTTAACACTATTATTCCTAATTATCATGCAGACATCCGACATAGCACAACAGCAGCAAAAAGCCTTCATTAACGGCAAAGTTTACACCGTTAATGAAAAGCAGCCTTATGCAGAGGCTGTAATTACGCGCAACAACAGAATCTTTTTTGCAGGTTCTACAGAAGAGGCAAAGCATTTCATTACGCCGGAAACCGAAGTAATTGACCTTAAAGGAAAACTAATGCTGCCGGGCTTTATTGATAACCACGTGCATTTTATTAGCGGCGGCTTCTACAAGCTTGGGGTCGATTTAAGGCATGCTAAGTCAACCGATCAGTTTAAGACCATGCTTAAGGATTACGTTTCCACCAACGGCGGAAGATGGGTTACAGGCGGCGACTGGGATCATGAGGCATGGGAGAAAAATGACCTGCCGGTAAAAGAATGGATAGACAGTTTTACGCCCAATACACCCGTTCTTGTCAGCCGCTTTGACGGCCATATGGCCCTTGCAAACTCATACGCATTAAAGCTAGCCGGAATTACAAAGGACACGCCAAGCCCCGAGGGAGGTCTGATTGTAAAAGACAAGGCTACGGGTGAACCCACAGGGATATTAAAAGACAACGCAATGAGCCTTGTGTTTGCCGTTATTCCGGAACCGGGAGAAGAAGAGTATGACAGGGCGCTGAAAGCAGCACTAAATGAAGCAAAGAAAAACGGGTTTACCTCCGTCCAGGATATAACTTACTCCAATGACCTTAAGACATACCAGAAGTTTGAAAAAGAAGGCAGCCTTACCTGCCGCATTTATACCAGGCTTCCGATTGCAGACTGCGACAACCTGATTGGTTCAGGAATAAGATATAATTTCGGCAGTGAAAAGCTTAAGATCGGCTCTCTGAAGGCTTTTGCCGACGGCTCTCTTGGAAGTTCAACGGCGCTTTTCTTTGAGCCATACGCCCAGGACACTTCCACGACCGGGCTTGCGATGGACTATGTAACTGACGGAAGGCTTAAAAGCTGGGCCCTTAAGTCGGACAAGGCAGGCCTTCAGCTCTCAATCCATGCAATAGGCGACAAGGCAAACAGCCTTATACTTGACATTTTTGAGGAAGTTGTAAAGGCTAATCCCAAATGGGACAGGCGTTTCAGGATTGAGCACGCACAGCACGTAAGGCCCGAGGACGTAAAGCGCTTTAAGGAGATGAACGTTATTGCCTCAGTGCAGCCTTATCACTTAATTGATGACGGGTGCTGGGCTGAGAAAAGAATAGGCAAAGAAAGGCTAAGGAACACCTATCCCTTCAGTTCTTTCATTAATAATGGCGTAAAGGTATGTTTTGGCAGCGACTGGAGTGTAGCTCCCCTGGATCCCATAATGGGAATTTATGCTGCCGTTACAAGAAGCACTCTTGACGGAAAGCATCCCGAAGGATGGATTCCGGAAGAAAAGATTTCAGTTGAAGAGGCAATTAAGTGCTACACCATTAACAACGCCTATGCATCGTTTGAGGAGGATATAAAAGGCTCAATTGAGGCTGGAAAACTAGCAGACCTGGTGGTCTTAAGTGAAGACATTCTCTCGGTTGACCCGGCAAAAATTAAAGACGTTAAAGTTGATATGACAATCTTTGACGGGGACATAATTTATAAAGCATCCGGCACGGAAAAATAA
- a CDS encoding insulinase family protein, with protein MKKASVVFLLLFLTSSPLFPQLDRRTSPPPGPAPEIKLSDYESFELKNGLKVFVVENHKLPVVSFSLVVDRDPILEGDSAGYVAMAGDLLRTGTKTKTKDEIDEAIDFIGASLSTSSTGVSASTLTSHMNQLLDIMSDIVINPLFKQEELDKIKKQALSELASSKDEPETIAGRIEQKLYYGKDHPYSEFETEESVGKVTLQMCRNYYNSFFKPNIAYLAVVGDVTKKEIEPVIEKYFGQWQKGEVKHFTYPVPKAPSNNVVAVSDRPNSVQSTIRIGYPIDLKVGGPDAIKAGLANTILGGGEFRLFKNLREAHAYTYGAYSRLSSDKLAGNFTAYTEVKSAVTDSAVYEILNEMRKMRQEKPDEKELQTAKNYLSGNFAIALEKPSTIASFAINIAKYNLPRDYYKNYLKNVQAVSAQDVFDMSNKYIHPENAYIIAVGNAQEIAGKLKRFSPSGKVTSYDVYAQELDTTAKKLPEGVSARTVLDNYIAQIGGKDNLLKVQDRTTEMTGKVQGVEVNITIYQKQPDKLLQEIKAGSMTQSIIFDGKKGFSVTPAGKKEITGQNLDDLRQEATLNLLLNPGKYGITSKLSGIEKVEGKDAYRIELQAGTGKKWTEYYDVTSGLKLRQIKPIQAPMGQATQTVDFSDYRDVEGVKYPFRLKQTLGSQQMEMQVTSLKVNNNLKDSIFEVQK; from the coding sequence ATGAAAAAAGCATCAGTTGTATTCCTTTTACTTTTCTTAACATCGTCTCCCCTTTTTCCGCAGCTTGACAGGCGCACATCGCCCCCTCCGGGACCCGCGCCTGAGATAAAGCTTTCGGATTATGAGAGCTTTGAGCTTAAAAACGGGCTTAAGGTTTTTGTCGTGGAAAACCACAAGCTTCCCGTTGTATCCTTCTCTCTTGTAGTTGACCGCGATCCTATACTTGAAGGCGACAGCGCAGGATACGTTGCCATGGCAGGGGACCTATTAAGAACAGGGACGAAAACAAAGACTAAAGACGAGATAGACGAGGCGATAGATTTCATCGGGGCCTCACTTTCAACTTCGTCCACCGGTGTTTCAGCCTCAACGCTTACAAGCCACATGAACCAGCTCCTGGATATTATGTCGGACATAGTTATAAATCCCTTGTTTAAGCAGGAGGAGCTGGATAAAATAAAAAAACAGGCGCTTTCCGAACTTGCCTCATCAAAGGATGAGCCGGAGACAATTGCAGGGCGCATTGAACAGAAGCTCTATTACGGGAAAGATCACCCTTATTCAGAATTTGAGACTGAAGAATCCGTAGGAAAAGTAACGCTTCAGATGTGCAGGAATTATTATAATTCTTTCTTTAAGCCTAACATAGCCTATCTTGCAGTTGTGGGTGATGTGACAAAAAAAGAAATTGAGCCCGTTATAGAAAAATACTTCGGCCAGTGGCAGAAAGGTGAAGTAAAACATTTTACCTATCCGGTGCCGAAAGCTCCTTCAAATAACGTTGTTGCAGTTTCAGACCGCCCGAACTCCGTGCAGTCAACAATAAGAATAGGATACCCAATCGATCTGAAAGTAGGCGGCCCCGATGCCATAAAGGCGGGGCTGGCAAATACAATTTTAGGCGGAGGTGAGTTCAGGCTTTTTAAGAACCTGAGGGAGGCTCATGCATATACTTACGGCGCCTATTCCAGGCTCTCAAGTGACAAGCTGGCCGGAAATTTCACGGCCTATACCGAAGTAAAAAGCGCCGTAACAGACAGCGCCGTTTACGAAATACTAAATGAAATGAGAAAAATGAGGCAGGAAAAGCCCGATGAAAAAGAGCTTCAGACAGCAAAGAACTATTTAAGCGGTAATTTTGCAATTGCGCTTGAAAAGCCCTCAACTATTGCCAGCTTTGCAATTAATATTGCAAAATACAACCTCCCCAGGGATTACTATAAAAACTATCTCAAGAATGTGCAGGCGGTCTCAGCACAGGATGTATTCGATATGTCGAATAAGTACATACACCCTGAAAATGCATATATCATTGCAGTGGGTAACGCCCAGGAGATTGCAGGCAAGCTGAAAAGGTTCAGCCCTTCGGGTAAGGTTACTTCATACGACGTTTACGCACAGGAGCTGGATACAACGGCTAAAAAGCTTCCTGAAGGAGTTTCTGCCCGCACGGTGCTGGATAACTACATAGCACAGATAGGGGGAAAAGATAATCTCCTTAAGGTACAGGACAGAACGACTGAAATGACCGGCAAAGTCCAGGGCGTTGAAGTCAACATTACAATTTACCAGAAGCAGCCCGATAAGCTCCTTCAGGAGATAAAGGCCGGCAGCATGACGCAGTCAATTATTTTTGATGGGAAAAAAGGTTTTAGCGTAACTCCTGCCGGGAAAAAAGAGATCACGGGACAAAACCTGGACGACTTAAGGCAGGAAGCAACGCTTAACCTTCTATTAAATCCCGGGAAATACGGCATTACTTCAAAGCTCTCAGGAATTGAAAAAGTTGAGGGGAAAGACGCCTACAGGATTGAGCTCCAGGCAGGCACGGGGAAAAAGTGGACCGAATATTATGACGTCACCTCAGGACTTAAGCTAAGGCAGATAAAACCAATTCAGGCACCCATGGGACAGGCGACGCAGACCGTAGATTTCAGCGACTACAGGGACGTTGAAGGGGTAAAGTACCCATTCCGCCTTAAGCAGACCCTGGGAAGCCAGCAGATGGAAATGCAGGTAACTTCATTAAAAGTAAATAATAACTTAAAAGATAGTATATTTGAAGTGCAGAAATAA
- a CDS encoding insulinase family protein, whose amino-acid sequence MIKRLVIIAVLFISCSAFLQAQEVKIDFTEYDLDNGLHVILHQDNTTPIVAITVTYHVGSKNEKPDRTGFAHFFEHLMFEGSDNIKRGEYFQYIQNAGGDANAYTSFDQTVYHEVLPSNQIELGLWLESERMLHLKIDSTGVETQRGVVKEERKERLENRPYGSIMEQTFAHAYKVHPYKWVPIGSVQYIDQATLAEFRDFYKTFYVPNNAVLSIAGDFSIDKMKDLVKKYFAEIPKGTKPIYRPSAVEPEQKKEAADTVYDNIQLPAVVKAFHIPAQGTDDYYAIDMLTTLLSSGQSSRFYKELVDKEQKALYTGSFPFSLEDPGLFLVYSISNMNVNVKDLDSSIDREITKVQNELISEHEFQKLRNQVEDDFVKSKNTDLGIATSLADYYLFYKGNTDLINTELERYMKVTREDIKRVADKYLTKNNETLLYYLPKPLESNGEGK is encoded by the coding sequence ATGATAAAGAGGCTGGTCATAATTGCGGTGCTTTTTATCTCCTGTTCGGCATTTTTACAGGCACAGGAAGTAAAAATAGATTTTACGGAGTATGACCTTGATAACGGCCTGCACGTAATACTGCACCAGGATAACACGACACCGATAGTTGCAATAACCGTCACATATCACGTCGGTTCAAAAAATGAGAAGCCCGACCGCACGGGCTTTGCGCATTTTTTTGAGCATCTGATGTTTGAGGGCTCAGATAACATAAAGCGGGGCGAATACTTCCAGTACATTCAGAACGCCGGCGGGGACGCAAACGCATACACGTCATTTGACCAGACGGTTTATCACGAGGTGCTCCCTTCAAACCAGATTGAGCTGGGCCTGTGGCTGGAATCGGAACGGATGCTGCACCTTAAGATTGACAGCACGGGAGTTGAAACGCAAAGAGGCGTTGTTAAGGAGGAAAGAAAAGAGCGCCTTGAAAACCGTCCCTACGGATCCATTATGGAACAGACATTTGCCCATGCATATAAGGTTCACCCTTACAAATGGGTGCCAATAGGATCGGTTCAGTATATCGATCAGGCGACTCTGGCCGAATTCAGGGATTTTTATAAAACGTTCTATGTGCCGAACAATGCAGTCTTGTCTATTGCAGGGGACTTCAGCATTGATAAAATGAAAGACCTGGTAAAGAAATATTTTGCAGAGATACCAAAAGGGACAAAACCCATTTACCGCCCCAGTGCAGTGGAACCGGAGCAGAAAAAAGAGGCGGCTGATACGGTTTATGACAACATACAGCTCCCGGCAGTTGTGAAGGCCTTCCACATTCCGGCACAGGGAACAGACGACTACTATGCAATAGACATGCTTACAACGCTCCTTTCCTCGGGACAGAGTTCACGTTTCTATAAAGAGCTTGTGGACAAAGAGCAGAAGGCGCTTTATACCGGCTCATTCCCCTTTTCACTTGAGGACCCGGGATTGTTCTTAGTTTATTCCATTTCAAATATGAATGTAAACGTTAAGGACCTGGACAGCTCGATTGACAGGGAAATAACGAAGGTCCAGAATGAGCTGATAAGTGAGCATGAGTTCCAGAAGCTTAGGAATCAGGTTGAAGACGATTTTGTAAAGAGTAAGAACACGGACCTTGGAATTGCAACGAGCCTTGCAGACTATTACCTGTTCTACAAAGGGAACACAGACCTCATAAATACAGAACTCGAGCGCTATATGAAAGTAACACGTGAAGACATAAAAAGAGTGGCAGATAAGTACCTGACGAAAAACAATGAGACGCTGCTTTATTACCTGCCGAAGCCGTTAGAATCAAATGGGGAGGGAAAATAA
- a CDS encoding ferredoxin--NADP reductase → MESYITLKVTDVIQETDEAKTFIFREQSGNVINFIPGQFLTLCFLFNGEEIRRSYSISTSIAEEPHIGITIKKTLEGHATNYFVDNIKVGDTLKAFPPLGRFVVEVSPEKKHELVLVGAGSGISPLMSILKSTLITESESRVTLFYGNRNVNSIIFRKDLEYLERFYAGRLKVIHVLSQPDSEWLGRKGRITKELFLGLLKEHNPSNEAHFYICGPNGMIISVLSALAQENIDPKRTHTEYFSVSIQENEDVPDEEIKPRKVTIIFQGKEHIITVNPGDSILDAALEQGLELPNSCRVGQCSSCRAKMISGKVNLVDQTALTEEEIKQSYCLTCVGFPLSDDIVIDYDATAPFD, encoded by the coding sequence ATGGAAAGCTATATAACGCTGAAGGTAACTGACGTTATCCAGGAAACTGATGAGGCAAAGACATTCATCTTCCGTGAGCAATCGGGAAATGTGATAAATTTTATTCCCGGGCAGTTTCTAACCCTCTGCTTTTTGTTTAATGGCGAGGAGATCCGCCGCAGTTATTCAATTTCAACTTCAATTGCAGAAGAGCCCCATATAGGTATTACAATTAAAAAAACTCTGGAAGGGCACGCTACAAATTATTTTGTGGATAATATTAAGGTAGGCGACACTCTTAAAGCATTTCCGCCCCTTGGACGCTTTGTAGTTGAAGTGTCCCCTGAGAAAAAACATGAGCTCGTTCTTGTAGGAGCCGGAAGCGGCATTTCACCTCTTATGTCCATTCTAAAATCAACGCTCATTACCGAATCAGAAAGCAGGGTTACACTATTCTACGGCAACCGGAATGTTAACTCGATCATATTCAGAAAAGATCTTGAATACCTGGAACGGTTTTATGCCGGAAGGCTTAAGGTCATCCACGTCTTAAGCCAGCCTGATAGTGAATGGCTTGGCCGGAAGGGGAGAATTACAAAGGAGCTCTTCCTCGGGCTTCTGAAGGAACATAACCCATCAAATGAGGCCCACTTTTATATATGCGGTCCCAACGGAATGATAATCAGCGTCCTCAGCGCCCTGGCACAGGAAAATATCGATCCCAAAAGAACACACACCGAGTACTTTTCGGTAAGCATACAGGAAAACGAGGACGTGCCGGATGAGGAGATAAAACCAAGAAAGGTGACAATTATTTTCCAGGGCAAAGAGCACATTATTACCGTAAACCCGGGGGATAGTATTCTGGATGCCGCACTGGAACAGGGACTTGAACTGCCAAATTCCTGCCGCGTGGGGCAGTGCTCAAGCTGCCGAGCAAAGATGATTTCGGGAAAGGTTAACCTGGTAGACCAGACCGCCCTTACAGAAGAAGAGATAAAGCAAAGCTACTGCCTTACCTGCGTGGGGTTCCCGTTAAGCGATGACATCGTAATAGATTACGACGCCACCGCTCCTTTTGACTGA
- a CDS encoding outer membrane beta-barrel protein, which translates to MRYKILFFLLFLPVLSFAQLKSFSFKLGVYTPYDLKTGVMYGMDYGIIVNEHVTFLLGADLYYKDITNESYLSTSEKLGVKIGSGQRMNEWTAWHLPLTGKVRVEFPLQDSKLFPYVVAGLGYGVTHISYGMYSSYSEKPDESTLTYYGGVWQLGGGIMYNLNKNADLIFEIMQNSANFEKDEGYNYFSTLNSSGVVFRAGIHFVFF; encoded by the coding sequence ATGCGATATAAGATCTTGTTTTTTTTATTATTTCTGCCTGTACTATCGTTTGCACAGCTGAAGAGCTTCTCATTTAAGCTGGGTGTATATACGCCCTATGACCTGAAGACAGGCGTGATGTACGGCATGGATTACGGAATCATTGTCAACGAGCATGTAACGTTCCTCTTAGGGGCCGATTTATATTATAAAGACATTACAAATGAGAGTTACTTATCAACCAGTGAGAAGCTGGGTGTAAAGATCGGCTCGGGCCAGAGGATGAACGAGTGGACGGCGTGGCATCTTCCTCTTACAGGTAAAGTAAGGGTTGAATTTCCCCTTCAGGACAGCAAGTTGTTTCCGTATGTTGTTGCAGGTTTAGGTTACGGAGTAACGCATATTTCATACGGTATGTACAGCAGCTATTCGGAAAAGCCTGATGAAAGCACGCTTACATATTACGGAGGCGTCTGGCAGCTAGGAGGCGGAATAATGTATAATCTGAATAAGAATGCGGACCTCATATTCGAAATAATGCAGAATTCGGCAAATTTTGAAAAAGATGAAGGCTACAACTACTTTTCAACGCTGAACTCCTCGGGAGTAGTTTTCCGTGCAGGAATTCATTTTGTGTTTTTCTAG